The Flavobacterium piscisymbiosum genome includes a region encoding these proteins:
- the surE gene encoding 5'/3'-nucleotidase SurE — MKNEKPLILVTNDDGILAPGIRALISVMETIGEVIVVAPDKPQSAMGHAITINNTLFLDKISKEEDVITEYSCSGTPVDCVKLAVNEILKRKPDLCVSGINHGTNSSINVIYSGTMSAAVEAGIEGIQAIGFSLLDFDWNADFEQIKSFVKKITLETLKNKLPPGVVLNVNFPKLKENEIKGIKICRQAKAYYAQKFDKRQTPFGKDYYWLTGKFTNEDQGEDTDEWALENGYISVVPVQFDLTAHHSMQQLNTWNLNE; from the coding sequence ATGAAAAACGAAAAACCCTTAATATTAGTCACCAATGATGATGGAATTCTTGCACCGGGAATTAGAGCTTTAATAAGTGTAATGGAAACCATTGGTGAAGTAATTGTTGTCGCTCCGGACAAACCACAAAGCGCAATGGGACATGCCATTACTATAAATAATACTTTATTTCTGGATAAAATTTCGAAAGAAGAAGACGTAATAACAGAATACAGCTGCTCGGGAACTCCTGTAGATTGTGTAAAACTGGCCGTAAATGAAATTTTAAAAAGAAAACCGGACCTTTGTGTTTCAGGAATTAATCATGGTACAAATTCTTCTATAAATGTTATTTATTCCGGTACAATGAGCGCTGCTGTTGAGGCAGGAATAGAAGGAATTCAGGCTATTGGGTTCTCTTTATTAGATTTTGACTGGAATGCCGATTTTGAACAAATAAAATCATTTGTAAAAAAAATAACTTTAGAAACCCTCAAAAATAAATTGCCTCCCGGTGTCGTTTTAAACGTTAATTTTCCCAAATTAAAAGAGAACGAGATTAAAGGAATAAAAATTTGTCGTCAGGCGAAAGCCTATTATGCGCAGAAATTCGACAAACGACAAACTCCTTTTGGGAAAGATTATTACTGGCTTACAGGAAAATTTACCAACGAAGATCAGGGAGAAGATACTGATGAATGGGCTTTAGAAAACGGTTACATATCTGTCGTTCCGGTTCAGTTTGATCTAACGGCCCATCACTCTATGCAACAACTTAATACATGGAACTTAAATGAATAA
- a CDS encoding carboxy terminal-processing peptidase, with the protein MNAIIKFMKRNYKILIAVLCLSLTLFAFKINADKSVDPDPNRDKTLLELLAFVIEKGHYSPAEINDEFSKGIFKDYVNALDPSKRFFLQSDIDEFKQYELQLDDQFLNKDLTFFNLTYTRLMKRMEESKKRYKTILAQPFNYDVDETFNADYDKLPYAKNATEINERWRKQIKLSTLSSLVAKQKIEEDKKKTDPNYKVKSFETLEKETRDSSLKSLDDNFSLIKDLNKEDWFSVYVNSIMTRFDPHTSYFAPEEKDRFDVNISGKLEGIGARLTKKNDFTQIDELISGGPAWKGKQLESGDLILKVGQGNDEPVDVVGMRLDDVVKKIKGHKGTEVKLTVKKVDGTIKVISIVRDIVEIEETYAKSSIVERNGLKYGVIYLPKFYIDFENKDGRDAGKDIALEVERLKKEDVSGIVLDVRDDGGGSLSTVVDIAGLFIEEGPIVQVKSAGKKKEVLYDKDKKIEWDGPLVIMVNSFSASASEILAAAIQDYKRGVIIGSKQTYGKGTVQNVLDLNQFVRNANYGDLGALKITGQKFYRINGGSTQLEGVHSDVVMPDRYAYLKMGERDNDNAMPWDKIDPADYSTWKSNENFTKAIANSKDRIAQNAQFKLIEDNAKWIDVKNKENTYSLNINSFKATQEQVENEGKKYKPISDYKNDLVFKSLPYEELEMKGDASLKEKRDAWHQALSKDVYVEEALNVLDDLQSKGGVVKGSVSPKMKKDKLVKS; encoded by the coding sequence ATGAATGCTATTATTAAGTTTATGAAAAGAAATTATAAAATACTTATAGCCGTATTATGCTTGTCTTTAACCTTATTTGCTTTTAAAATTAATGCAGATAAGTCAGTTGATCCGGACCCGAACAGAGATAAAACGCTTTTAGAATTACTTGCATTTGTTATTGAAAAAGGACATTATAGTCCGGCAGAAATAAATGACGAATTCTCTAAAGGAATTTTTAAAGATTACGTTAACGCGTTAGATCCTTCAAAAAGATTCTTTTTGCAGTCTGATATTGACGAATTCAAACAATATGAGCTGCAATTAGACGATCAGTTTTTGAATAAGGACTTAACGTTTTTCAATCTTACTTATACAAGATTGATGAAGCGTATGGAAGAAAGCAAAAAACGCTATAAGACTATTTTAGCACAGCCCTTCAACTATGATGTTGATGAGACTTTTAATGCTGATTATGATAAGTTGCCTTATGCGAAAAATGCAACAGAAATCAATGAAAGATGGAGAAAGCAAATTAAATTATCGACTCTTTCTTCGCTTGTAGCAAAACAAAAAATAGAAGAAGATAAAAAGAAAACAGATCCTAATTATAAGGTGAAATCTTTTGAAACTTTAGAGAAAGAAACGCGCGATAGTTCTTTAAAATCTTTAGATGATAACTTTAGTTTGATTAAAGATTTGAATAAAGAAGATTGGTTCTCTGTATACGTAAACTCAATTATGACACGTTTTGATCCGCATACAAGTTATTTTGCACCGGAAGAAAAAGACCGTTTTGATGTAAATATCAGTGGAAAATTAGAAGGTATTGGAGCGAGATTAACTAAGAAAAATGATTTTACTCAAATTGATGAATTGATTTCCGGAGGGCCAGCCTGGAAAGGAAAACAATTGGAATCAGGAGATTTAATTTTAAAAGTAGGACAAGGAAACGATGAGCCTGTAGATGTTGTAGGGATGCGTTTAGACGATGTTGTGAAAAAAATTAAAGGTCACAAAGGAACTGAAGTAAAACTTACGGTTAAAAAAGTAGACGGGACAATCAAAGTAATTTCGATTGTAAGAGATATAGTTGAAATCGAAGAAACATACGCTAAATCTAGTATTGTAGAAAGAAACGGATTGAAATACGGAGTAATTTATTTACCTAAATTTTATATCGATTTTGAAAATAAAGACGGTCGTGATGCCGGAAAAGATATCGCTCTTGAAGTTGAAAGATTGAAAAAAGAAGATGTGAGCGGTATTGTACTTGATGTTCGTGATGATGGTGGTGGATCTTTATCTACAGTGGTTGATATTGCAGGTTTGTTTATTGAAGAAGGACCAATTGTTCAGGTAAAATCGGCAGGAAAAAAGAAAGAAGTTTTATACGATAAAGATAAAAAAATCGAATGGGACGGACCATTAGTAATTATGGTGAACAGTTTCTCTGCTTCGGCATCAGAGATTTTGGCAGCTGCAATTCAGGATTACAAACGTGGCGTTATCATTGGTAGTAAACAAACTTATGGTAAAGGAACAGTTCAAAACGTTTTAGATTTAAATCAGTTTGTTCGTAATGCAAATTATGGTGATCTTGGTGCTTTGAAAATTACAGGACAAAAGTTCTACAGAATCAACGGAGGTTCTACTCAGTTAGAAGGTGTTCATAGTGATGTTGTGATGCCAGATCGTTATGCTTACCTAAAAATGGGAGAGCGTGACAATGATAATGCTATGCCATGGGATAAAATAGATCCGGCAGATTACAGCACTTGGAAATCGAATGAGAATTTTACTAAAGCAATTGCAAATAGTAAAGATAGAATCGCTCAAAATGCACAATTCAAATTGATTGAAGACAATGCAAAATGGATTGATGTTAAAAATAAAGAAAACACCTATAGCTTAAATATTAATAGTTTTAAAGCAACTCAGGAACAAGTAGAAAATGAAGGTAAAAAATACAAGCCAATTTCAGATTATAAAAATGATTTGGTATTTAAATCTTTACCATACGAAGAACTTGAAATGAAAGGTGATGCGAGCTTAAAAGAAAAAAGAGATGCTTGGCATCAGGCACTATCTAAAGATGTTTATGTTGAAGAAGCATTGAATGTTTTGGATGATTTACAATCTAAAGGTGGTGTAGTAAAAGGATCTGTTTCTCCTAAAATGAAAAAGGATAAATTAGTAAAATCTTAG
- a CDS encoding DNA/RNA non-specific endonuclease, whose translation MRNYIFLSLICFALLSCKKETNEKTETVQNQESTFVSSQNNTDSVYTFSYLPTSTTKQIVKHKYYTLSYNEKFEQAEWVAYELKKEYLKNGNFKRPYFVEDPSVTTGSADWRNYKKSGYDKGHLCPAGDMEFDQKAYNDTFYTSNISPQDNDFNSGIWNRLEQKTRYWADKYNDIYVVTGGILNDSDKKIGTEKVAVPKYFYKIILAKTGKEHKAIAFLVPNKDSDQSLYDFVVPIETLEKMTGIDFFPNLKNLKSSKDF comes from the coding sequence ATGAGGAATTATATTTTTTTAAGTTTGATTTGTTTTGCTTTATTATCGTGTAAAAAAGAAACAAACGAGAAAACTGAGACGGTTCAGAATCAGGAATCTACATTTGTTTCCAGTCAAAATAATACAGATTCTGTATATACTTTTTCTTATTTGCCTACTTCGACTACAAAACAAATTGTAAAACATAAATATTATACTCTTTCATATAATGAAAAATTTGAGCAGGCAGAATGGGTTGCTTACGAACTAAAGAAAGAATATCTAAAAAACGGAAACTTTAAACGTCCGTATTTTGTTGAAGATCCAAGTGTAACGACGGGTTCTGCAGATTGGAGAAATTATAAAAAATCAGGTTATGATAAAGGGCATCTTTGTCCTGCCGGAGATATGGAATTTGATCAAAAGGCATACAACGACACTTTTTATACTTCGAATATTTCACCGCAGGATAACGATTTTAATAGCGGAATTTGGAACAGATTAGAGCAAAAGACACGTTATTGGGCTGATAAATACAATGATATTTATGTGGTAACAGGAGGGATTCTGAACGATTCAGATAAAAAAATAGGAACAGAAAAAGTAGCTGTTCCTAAATATTTTTATAAAATTATTTTGGCTAAAACCGGGAAAGAACATAAAGCAATTGCATTTCTGGTTCCTAACAAGGATAGCGATCAATCATTGTATGATTTTGTGGTTCCTATTGAAACTTTAGAAAAAATGACCGGAATTGATTTCTTCCCAAATTTAAAAAACTTAAAAAGCAGTAAGGATTTTTAA
- a CDS encoding MFS transporter, with translation MKQKFYSSKNNIALIAICLATLMFSLEISSVPVILPTLEKVLNANLKDMQWIMNIYTIGCTTVLMAAGTLADRYGRKRILIITLILFGISSLVCGLADNVTLLVISRFFQGVSGGAMLICQVATLSHQFQEGKERSRAFSIWGIILGVGLGFGPIIGGSIIALLSWQWVFLIHAPIALLAVILVYGYVDESKDPEAKKIDIWGMITLSIAVFGLTYYITQGPDLGFTSSIALGILAITILSFVLFLWVEKTNPYPMFDFTVFKIRNFSGAILGSIGMNFSFWPFIIYLPIYFQSCLGYNVVTVGLSLLAYTLPTLIIPPFAEYLSVRYRSGIVIPLGLFVIGLGFIVMRYGSIAEHASWLTMLPGSLLAGIGLGLTNTPVTNTTTGSVPSNRSGMASGIDMSARLITLSINIALMGFILVKGIFFYLNNAFSGAVDTKTLQSISEKIAAGNFSSLNQDFPQLVTLDPSQSILHAALAHGFEMILLYGGIGVWILAIMSFILFNPGKAQSSLSI, from the coding sequence ATGAAGCAAAAATTTTACTCCAGCAAAAACAACATCGCTTTAATCGCTATTTGCCTGGCAACCTTAATGTTCTCACTTGAAATTTCGAGTGTTCCCGTCATTCTTCCAACACTCGAAAAAGTCCTGAATGCTAATCTTAAAGACATGCAATGGATCATGAATATTTATACCATAGGCTGCACCACTGTTTTAATGGCAGCCGGAACCCTGGCAGACCGATACGGCCGAAAACGTATTCTAATTATTACTTTAATTTTATTTGGCATTTCATCATTAGTCTGCGGTTTAGCAGATAATGTAACGCTATTGGTAATAAGCCGTTTCTTTCAGGGAGTAAGCGGAGGTGCGATGCTAATTTGTCAGGTTGCCACTTTATCACATCAGTTTCAGGAAGGAAAAGAACGCAGCAGGGCTTTTAGTATCTGGGGAATTATTCTTGGTGTAGGATTAGGTTTTGGCCCTATAATAGGCGGTTCGATTATAGCACTATTATCCTGGCAATGGGTTTTTCTAATACATGCACCAATTGCTCTACTTGCCGTAATTCTGGTTTACGGTTATGTAGACGAATCTAAAGATCCTGAGGCTAAAAAAATAGACATCTGGGGAATGATTACATTATCTATAGCTGTATTTGGATTAACATACTATATTACACAAGGACCTGATCTTGGTTTTACGAGCTCTATAGCTTTGGGTATTTTAGCCATTACAATACTAAGTTTTGTGTTGTTTTTATGGGTCGAAAAAACCAATCCTTACCCCATGTTTGATTTTACGGTATTTAAAATCCGTAATTTTTCAGGTGCTATTTTAGGATCTATTGGTATGAATTTTAGCTTTTGGCCTTTTATCATTTATCTTCCTATTTATTTCCAAAGTTGTTTAGGATATAATGTCGTGACAGTTGGACTTTCTTTACTCGCTTATACCCTTCCTACTTTAATAATTCCGCCGTTTGCCGAATATCTTTCGGTTCGTTATCGTTCGGGAATTGTAATTCCGTTAGGTTTATTTGTAATAGGATTAGGTTTTATTGTTATGAGATATGGCAGCATTGCAGAACATGCGAGCTGGCTTACCATGCTTCCGGGTTCTTTACTGGCAGGAATTGGGTTGGGTTTAACTAATACTCCTGTAACGAATACAACTACAGGTTCAGTTCCTTCTAATCGTTCTGGCATGGCATCAGGAATAGACATGAGTGCCCGATTGATTACTTTGTCTATCAATATTGCTTTAATGGGATTTATTCTGGTAAAAGGAATTTTCTTCTATTTAAATAATGCCTTTTCCGGAGCTGTCGATACCAAAACATTACAATCAATTTCAGAAAAAATTGCAGCAGGAAATTTTTCATCCCTTAATCAGGATTTTCCTCAGCTAGTAACATTAGATCCTTCTCAATCTATTTTACATGCGGCACTGGCTCATGGTTTTGAAATGATATTACTTTACGGCGGTATTGGTGTCTGGATTTTAGCAATTATGAGTTTTATTCTATTTAATCCAGGAAAAGCACAAAGCAGTTTATCAATTTAA
- a CDS encoding AraC family transcriptional regulator — translation MRKENMHQSVEVLYKKVDECPIVNSQFSFFQMVYVISGNGFLKINGNCISYQTGNLMLLTPNDYHNFDIVTTTEFLLVKINSEYVKEYKSKSIDHIGCLLHYATHLSGCILKRKADEFLVKSISDSLIHAIDNKDIYDEDLITHYVNALIVIAARNIAKIKPTGVKESADKRILEIINYIQAHIFCPQKLKASALAKEFDISDTYLSSYFKNHSGETIQSFISNYKIRLIEHRLRFSDMRINEIVEEFGFSDESHLNKFFKKHRNISLTGYRKAKVFQN, via the coding sequence ATGAGAAAAGAAAACATGCATCAGTCGGTAGAGGTACTTTATAAAAAAGTAGATGAATGCCCAATTGTAAATTCGCAATTCAGTTTTTTTCAGATGGTGTATGTTATTTCGGGAAATGGATTTCTTAAGATCAATGGTAATTGTATTTCTTATCAAACGGGAAATTTGATGTTACTGACACCCAATGATTATCATAATTTTGATATTGTAACCACTACAGAATTTTTATTGGTTAAGATTAATAGCGAGTACGTAAAAGAATATAAATCAAAAAGTATCGATCATATAGGGTGTTTATTGCATTATGCAACACATTTATCGGGTTGTATTTTAAAGCGAAAAGCAGATGAATTCCTGGTAAAATCAATTTCAGATTCCTTGATTCATGCTATAGATAATAAGGATATTTACGATGAAGATTTAATTACGCATTATGTAAACGCTCTTATTGTAATTGCTGCCAGAAACATTGCTAAAATAAAACCAACAGGAGTAAAAGAAAGTGCCGATAAAAGAATTCTGGAAATCATCAATTACATTCAGGCTCATATTTTTTGTCCTCAAAAATTAAAAGCTTCAGCTTTAGCAAAGGAATTTGATATATCGGATACTTATCTGAGTAGTTATTTTAAAAATCATTCCGGAGAAACGATTCAGTCTTTTATTTCAAATTATAAAATAAGATTAATAGAACATCGATTGCGTTTTAGCGATATGAGAATTAATGAAATTGTAGAAGAATTTGGTTTTTCGGACGAAAGTCATCTCAATAAATTTTTTAAAAAGCACAGAAATATTAGTTTGACCGGATATAGAAAAGCTAAGGTTTTTCAGAATTGA
- the rpe gene encoding ribulose-phosphate 3-epimerase, with the protein MKNTLIAPSVLAADFANLQRDIEMINNSEADWFHIDIMDGVFVPNISFGMPVLEAISRHAKKTIDVHLMIVDPDRYIKTFADLGANILSVHYEACTHLHRTLQAIKAEGMKAGVAINPHTNIDLLEDVINDIDLVCIMSVNPGFGGQSFIENTYAKVKKLKDLITRKNASTIIEIDGGVTSKNAKQLVEAGADVLVAGSFVFKAENPTQTIAELKALTTF; encoded by the coding sequence ATGAAGAATACACTTATTGCTCCTTCTGTTCTAGCAGCTGATTTTGCCAATTTACAACGTGATATCGAAATGATCAATAACAGCGAGGCTGATTGGTTTCATATTGATATTATGGATGGTGTTTTTGTTCCGAATATTTCTTTTGGAATGCCAGTTTTAGAAGCAATTTCAAGACATGCCAAAAAAACAATCGATGTACATTTGATGATTGTTGATCCGGACAGATACATCAAGACTTTTGCTGATTTAGGTGCAAATATCCTGAGCGTACATTACGAAGCTTGCACACACCTTCACAGAACACTTCAGGCCATTAAAGCAGAAGGAATGAAAGCTGGAGTTGCGATTAATCCTCATACTAATATCGATTTATTAGAAGACGTTATAAACGATATTGACTTAGTTTGTATCATGAGTGTGAATCCAGGTTTTGGAGGACAATCGTTTATCGAGAATACTTATGCTAAAGTAAAAAAACTAAAAGATTTAATTACTCGTAAAAATGCTTCGACAATTATTGAAATTGACGGTGGCGTAACCAGTAAAAATGCAAAACAACTTGTAGAAGCCGGAGCTGATGTTTTGGTTGCCGGAAGCTTTGTTTTTAAAGCCGAAAATCCAACTCAAACTATTGCAGAACTAAAAGCTTTGACAACTTTCTAA
- a CDS encoding sigma-70 family RNA polymerase sigma factor produces the protein MRQLKITKQVTNRETASLDKYLQEIGKVDLITADEEVELAQRIKAGDQRALEKLTKANLRFVVSVAKQYQNQGLTLPDLINEGNLGLIKAAQRFDETRGFKFISYAVWWIRQSILQALAEQSRIVRLPLNKIGSINKINKMYALLEQSNERPPSAEEIAKELDMTVNDVKESMKNSGRHLSMDAPLVEGEDSNLYDVLRSGESPNPDRELIHESLRTEIERSLETLTPREADVVRLYFGLGDQHPMTLEEIGETFDLTRERVRQIKEKAIRRLKHTSRSKILKTYLG, from the coding sequence ATGAGACAACTTAAAATCACCAAGCAGGTAACCAATCGTGAAACTGCATCGTTAGACAAATACCTACAAGAAATTGGAAAAGTTGACCTAATTACCGCTGATGAAGAGGTAGAATTAGCACAAAGAATAAAGGCTGGTGATCAAAGAGCTTTAGAAAAATTAACAAAAGCCAACCTACGTTTCGTTGTATCGGTTGCTAAACAATATCAAAATCAAGGATTAACTCTTCCGGATTTAATTAATGAAGGAAACTTAGGTTTAATTAAAGCGGCTCAACGTTTTGATGAAACTCGTGGTTTCAAATTCATCTCTTATGCTGTATGGTGGATTCGTCAATCGATCCTTCAGGCTTTGGCAGAACAATCCCGTATTGTTCGTTTACCATTAAACAAAATTGGTTCTATCAATAAAATCAACAAAATGTATGCGTTATTAGAGCAATCTAACGAGCGTCCGCCTTCTGCTGAGGAAATTGCAAAAGAACTTGATATGACTGTAAATGACGTAAAAGAGTCTATGAAAAACTCTGGTCGTCACTTATCTATGGATGCACCTCTTGTTGAAGGTGAAGATTCTAACCTTTATGACGTTTTACGTTCTGGAGAATCTCCAAACCCTGACAGAGAGCTTATTCACGAATCATTACGTACTGAAATCGAGCGTTCATTAGAAACATTAACTCCTAGAGAGGCAGATGTGGTTCGTTTGTATTTTGGTCTTGGCGATCAGCACCCAATGACTTTAGAAGAAATTGGAGAAACTTTCGACCTAACTCGTGAGCGTGTTCGTCAGATTAAAGAAAAAGCAATCCGCAGATTAAAACATACTTCAAGAAGTAAAATCCTTAAAACTTACTTAGGATAA
- a CDS encoding LytR/AlgR family response regulator transcription factor, producing the protein MDNINVLIIEDTPEQSDALVKVLVENNYNITGVAANFTDALKLFYENTVDIIIIDVFLDGKPDGITFAESINIIPNASKPFVFLTSSQDRQIFERAKLTKPFSFLMKPFNELEILYAIEMAVEKFYAQTNVFMSEEQDTVISNDYLFIKKKNSLKKVAINDILYIEVEERYCNIITEKEKFVIQISLTKISNLLDKNKFVKTHRNTIVNKDKIEEIILADNLIILKGDHKINLSDTYKDFLKKMNILS; encoded by the coding sequence ATGGATAATATTAATGTTCTAATTATAGAAGATACTCCTGAGCAAAGCGATGCACTTGTTAAAGTTCTGGTGGAAAACAATTATAACATTACAGGCGTTGCTGCCAACTTTACCGATGCATTAAAACTTTTTTACGAGAATACGGTAGATATCATTATTATAGATGTTTTTCTGGACGGAAAACCAGACGGAATCACCTTTGCTGAATCTATTAATATAATTCCAAATGCTTCTAAACCATTTGTGTTTTTGACCAGTTCGCAGGATCGTCAAATTTTTGAAAGAGCAAAACTTACCAAGCCTTTTAGTTTTTTGATGAAACCTTTTAACGAACTCGAAATTCTATACGCTATAGAAATGGCCGTCGAAAAATTCTATGCTCAAACGAATGTTTTTATGAGCGAAGAACAAGACACTGTAATTAGCAATGATTATTTGTTTATAAAGAAGAAAAACTCACTAAAAAAAGTCGCCATAAACGACATTTTATATATCGAAGTCGAAGAACGCTATTGCAATATTATTACCGAAAAGGAAAAATTTGTCATTCAGATCTCTCTTACCAAAATCAGTAATTTATTGGATAAAAATAAATTCGTAAAAACACATCGTAATACGATTGTCAATAAAGATAAAATTGAAGAAATTATTTTGGCCGACAATCTTATCATCTTAAAAGGAGACCACAAGATAAACCTTAGTGACACTTATAAAGATTTTCTAAAAAAAATGAACATTCTGTCTTAG
- a CDS encoding bacteriocin — protein sequence MKSKPSQTAKESSLKNFTPLSKKQLQVISGGEDPKTSRGTKTSSGD from the coding sequence ATGAAAAGCAAACCATCACAAACAGCAAAAGAATCAAGCCTTAAAAACTTCACACCTCTTTCAAAAAAACAATTACAAGTTATCTCGGGAGGAGAAGATCCTAAGACATCTAGAGGCACAAAGACAAGTTCAGGAGATTAA